The following proteins come from a genomic window of Dreissena polymorpha isolate Duluth1 chromosome 1, UMN_Dpol_1.0, whole genome shotgun sequence:
- the LOC127864193 gene encoding uncharacterized protein LOC127864193: MRFYEADNRSVVMEIYDKFYLFDLEKMDVSIVFPGRVVDTRVCILTKRKQLLVASRFGKNVKRYNITNGCIDDIIKTGHKKEIYQVVVNDPGRLAAVTVVFGPVVLMDLVTHSRMYEISNKAPASSRIALTWTSVKPFHRGAMQRPGLLCAVQISTGHSDN, encoded by the exons ATGAGGTTTTACGAAGCAGACAACAGATCAGTGGTCATGGAAATTTACGATAAGTTTtacttgtttgaccttgaaaaGATGGACGTCAGCATCGTGTTTCCGGGTCGAGTAGTCGATACACGAGTGTGTATTTTGACCAAACGGAAGC AACTCCTCGTGGCGTCACGTTTTGGCAAGAACGTGAAACGGTACAACATCACAAACGGCTGCATTGACGACATAATAAAAACTGGGCACAAGAAGGAGATCTACCAAGTTGTG GTGAACGATCCGGGAAGGCTTGCTGCAGTGACGGTAGTTTTTGGACCTGTAGTGTTGATGGACCTTGTAACTCACTCTCGCATGTATGAGATCTCAAACA AGGCGCCGGCTTCGAGCCGCATTGCACTCACATGGACTAGTGTTAAACCTTTTCATCGAGGAGCGATGCAaaggcccggtcttctctgtgCTGTCCAAATATCTACTGGACATTCTGATAACTGA